The sequence CGTCGAGTCGCGCAGTGATTATCGCGTGGCGCGGCATGGGCTATAACAGCCGCGCGCTTCGGCTCCGTGATGCCGCACGGAAGATTGTGGAGGAGTGCGGTGGCATTTTTCCAGACAGTCTCGAGGCATTGGAATCGATCAAAGGCATCGGACACTACACGGCTGCTGCCATCCGAAACTTCGCCTTCAATCTGCCCACGCCGTGTATCGACACGAACATCCGCCGCATCCTGCACCGCACGTTCGTGGGGCCCGAAAGGCCGGATGGGACCTGGAAAAAAGATGATCGATATCTGTTGAAAATTGCAGAAGAGACATTGGATGCAGCCATGGATGGAGGGCGCGATCACGATGCGCGAAATTGGCATGCGGCATTGATGGACTTTGGCTCCCTCGTGCAGACGAAGAAGAATCCTCGGTGGGACCTTTGTCCGCTCACGGCGAAGGGAATCATGAAAGCCACCAGTGCGAATTTCCCGAAGTCCGAGGTCCGAAGTCCGAAATCCGAGCCTGGTCGCAAGATCGCCAGCCGCTTCGTCCCGAACCGGATCATGCGTGGCAGGATTGTCGGAGCCCTGCGCGACGCACCGTCGGGCATTACGCTCGACGCACTCGGCAGGTGCGTGGCGGCCGATTGGTCCCATGCACAGCACCGTCAGTGGCTGCAGGGGCTGCTCCGAAAGCTGGAACAGGAGAAACTGGTCGCCCGACGGGGGGCGGCCTACGTTCTCCACGGATGATCAATACGTGATGATTTTCGGGACCGGCACGGAGGTGCCGCGGGTGCAGACGTCGGGATTGGGAGTCTTGTTGCAGACCCACCCCGCTTCGTACTTGCACGCTGCGCTGCAGCCGTCGCCGCTGTTCTTGTTGCCATCGTCGCAGTCTTCGTACAGATCCCAGCGGCCGTTGCCGCACGTTCCCCGGCTGCAGCTCGAGGGGCGGTCCTTGAACACTGCGCACGAGAAGCCGGATTCCACCTTGCAGTCTCCACCGCATCCGTCGTTGCCGACAACATTGGCATCGTCACACTGTTCTCCGGTATCCACCTTGCCGTTGCCGCACAGCGTGCGTGTGCAGACAGATTTCTGGCCGTAGACCTTGGTACAGGAAAAACCGCCCTGTGTGAGGCACTTGTAACAGCCGTCTCCTGAGGCGGAATTTCCATCGTCACACCACTCCGGCTGCTCCATGATGCCGTTACCGCATACGGCGAGTGGCCTGCTGCTCGAGCTCGACACACACTGGTGGGTGAAGAGCAGGGGAACTTTCTGCCAGCCGATCTGGTGATTGATGATGTTGCCCACCGGCGTCCTCTGCCGGATGAAGATCGGCTTCAATTCAAAGATCATCGAGGTCGGGTCGATGCAGCTCTTGCTCGTGCTAAACTTGCTGCGATTGATCCGGAAAGTGAAGGGGAAAGAGAACTTCCTGCCCGGCGTTGCCGGAGTAATGGCGGGCACGGGGCAGGTGAAGTAGACGGGGTATCCCGAGATGCCGCCGGAGGGATAGCTCCTCTTGCAGGTGGGCGGGTAGGAGAGCACCTCAGGGCCGCTCATGATCCACGAGACCGTGAATTCTGTGGCCTTGTCGAAGAGGTCTCCTGTGTTCTCGACGACTGCTGTCAGTGTATAGGGAGTATCGACGGGGCCGTAGGTGGGGCCTTCGACTTTCAACGTAAGCGCGGGCTGCGGGATGGTGTCGCCGGGATAGATGATATCTGGGTGGAGAGTGGCAGAATCTTCGGGGCTGGGGCCCGGCTCAGGCTGTGGTTCGATCGGGGCAGCGGGAGCATTTGCACACGTGCACGCATCCACGATGCACCGGCCGCTCATGCAGCTCATATACGTTGTGCACTGGCCTCCTCTGGCGGCCCCCTGGCAGCAGACTGGGGGGAGGCTGCAGCCATTGGCGTCCTTGCCGATCTGCGGAAAGAGCACGCCGTCGTGGCATGCGGGCGGGGGGGAAGAAGGACAGGACGGGAGAGAGCAGGAACAGTTCTGGAAGTTGCACGTTTGCTGTGGGCAGGGGGCGACGAAGCAGTTGATCGGCGGGCAGGCAACGCCCACTTCGCACTGCTCGTTCCCTTCACGGATGCCGTTGCCGCACGCCGCAAGCGGCCTGCTGCTCGAGCTCGAAGGACACTTGTGCGTGAAGAGCAGCGGCACTTTCTGCCGGCCGATCTGGTGATTGATAATGTTGCCCACAGGTGTTCGCTGCCGGATGATGATGGGCTTCAATTCAAAGATCATCGAGGTCGGATCGACACAGGTATTTCTGCCAGTGAATTTGCTGCGGTTGAGCCGGAAGGTGAAGGGAAAGGACAACTGCCTTCCTGGTGTTGCGGGGGTGATGGCCGGTACGGGGCAGGTGAAGTAGACGGGGTATCCCGAGATGCCGCCGGAGGGATAGCTCCTCTTGCAGGTGGGCGGGTAGGAGAGCACCTCAGGGCCGCTCATGATCCACGAGACCGTGAATTCTGTGGCCTTGTCGAAGAGGTCTCCTGTGTTCTCGACGACTGCTGTCAGTGTATAGGGAGTATCGACGGGGCCGTAGGTGGGGCCTTCGATCTTGAGTTTGAGTTTGGGCTGTGGGATGACATCGCCGGTGTAGATTATATCGGAGTACAGGTCCCCGCCCGCAGACGGAGAGGAGGCAGAGTACGTGGGGCACGGCACATTCAGAGGAACAGAGATCATGGTGCCGTTCGGGCCCTGGCAATCACGGTGGGTTGGCAGCACGCCCGCAAAGGAGCTGGAACTGGCAATGACAGAAGTGCCGCAGGTGGGCTGCCGCGAGCTTGGTACGAACATGACGGCATCGATGGCGAACTGGGCATTGCGCGGTGCGCCATTCTCCGCGTACAGAAAGACGCCGAGGTAGCTGTAGTCTTTGGTGATGTTCAGATTGCCGAAGTACTGCCACTTTCTGCCGTTGCACGTCCAGCTGGGGGTGGGGCTGCTCTGCTGGTTGATGGTTGCGCGGGTATAACGGGCGTCCTCGGTCGGTGTCGAGAGGAGCCCAAAGGAGCGGTCGATTTCAAGGGTGACCTGGCGCGAGAAGCCGGAACTCGGTTCCCATGTGGCGTACATGCTGTAATCGCCCTCAGGAACTCTCGTGACAGACCACCCGCCCCATTCGAGAGGCCGGTTCCAGTCCTGCGGACCGGAGGCATGCACGTGTTGAGACCCCATGTGGCCCGCGGTGCTGGTCGACCAGCTGCCGAGGTACGACATGAAGCCGCGGTCGCTGTTGTCGAGCACGATGTCTGCGCGGTTGGCCAGGGCGAGGGAAGCCGCTGCAGCCGAGGCCGAAGCCGCCGTGGCGGTCAGGGTACAATGCGAAGGCGACCCGGTGCAGGTCCACCCCTCCCGGATGGAACAGCCTTCCGTGCATCCGTCGGAATTTTCGCTGGAATTTCCGGTATCGCACTGTTCACCGCTATCCACTTTGCCGTCGCCGCAGTAGCCGTAGCAGTTCATTTGTGCATCACACCTGCCGGTGAGGATACGGTTCCCGCTCAGGCAGCCCACGATGCATAGCTGGCCCGCGCGGGTGCACCCGCCCGTGCGGCCGTAGGTATTGCCGCAGCGGAAATTCGTGTTGGGCGCCTGACATCTGCACTGCAGACATTCCTGCGAAGCGGGGCAGGTGCCCAGACCGGGTTCCATGCACGTTTCGCCCACATCAATCGTTCCGTTCCCGCAGGAGGCGGGAATGGCCTGAGACCTCCACAGCGCCGTGGGCTCCACAATGATGAGCACGACCGCCAACAGCGCAAAGAGGCCGATGGGGAGGATGAGCGAGCGAAGGCGCAGGAGGCGGGGGACCATAGGAGGACGAAGGAAAAAAGAATTACTGGCAGGTGCACGATTCAATGAAGCACGAACCGTTACCGCACTTCAGATTGATCGAGCACTGGGCCTGCGGATTATTTGCGCCATTGCAGCAGACAGGCGGCTGTGGACAACCATTGGGGCCGGGACCCAGCTGCGGCACCAGCACGCCGTTCGGGCAGTAGGGAGGGGAGAGGGCAGGGCAGATGGTCTGGCAATCCTGCGGACAGTTACACAAGTTCTCTCCCGGCCCGCACTGGCCGTTGCCGCAGCGCGCGCAGGTGAATGAACCTCCTGTCAAGAGACACGAGCCATTAGGACCGACACGATCACTTGAGATCTGTTGCAGGCCGGCGCAACAGGGCGGGGGGAACTGCACGACCGGTCCGGTCTTGCCTTCCTGAATACAGGCTTGAGCGGAAGAGGATCCGCCAGCGACGCACCGGCAGTTCTGCTGGTCGCACACGAGCCCCTTCAGCGGACACTTGTCGTAGTTGAGGCTGGGTTCGCACTGGCTGTCTTCTTGGGGATCCAGCCAGCCGTTACCGCAGGTCGGGCCTGGAGGAGAGCAGTCTTGTGGGCAATTGCAGTGGTTCTCCCACTCTTCGCACGTGCCGTTGCCGCAGTCGGTGCAGAGTAATCCGCCGACTGGGAGCTCCGTCGGACATGAGCCGTCCGGCTGGGGAACGGATCCCGGATTCACTCCCGTGAGGTCCGGGCAACAGGCGGCGCCGGGAATGACTGGAGCTGTTTTCCCTGCAGGAGTGCAGTCCGGGCAATCCTGTTCACAGGTGCACTTATCCTCGCCCGTACCACAGGTGCCATTACCGCACGTCTGCCACCAATTGTCGATGCACGTGCCCAGAGAACCGTTATCAGGAGCCACACACATGTCACCGACAAGGGTGCTGCTCGGTCGGATGCCCGCGTTCCTGCTGCAGCAGCTGGTGGGGCCGAAGACGGAGGAGGAGTAGACGGTCTCGCCATTGTTCGCGCAGCCTGCGGAGGAGGAAGAAGAGGAACTGCGGGGGACGCAACGGCAGCAAGATCCCATGCAAGAGCTGAGATCTCCGCATGCGTCGGTGCATTCAAGCTGGCCGTTGAAGCAGTCGAGCGGGATGTGCTCGCACTGGTTGTTCACCTTCTGGGCGAGACACTGGTAGCCGCTGGGGCAGTTTTGCCAGTACCCTGCAGAGGAACTGGAAGAGGAAGAAGGTCCGGTTCCCGGGAACCACGCGTACGCGCCTTTACCGCCGTCTCCCACCCCCACGAACTTGCCGGCACCATAGGTGACGGACAGATAATTTTCCGAGAATCCCTGCTGCAGGCTGCCGACGACATTCCGCACCCACGTCTGGCCGTCGGCGGAGTAGGCCCCTGCGCCCGACATGCCCACCGCCACAAACCTGCCATTGCCGTAGGTGATGCCGTGCAGGATGGACGAATCCACTTTCATGTCCGCAATTCCCGTCCAGCGGATCCCATCGGTCGAGTACGTACCCTTGTTTTCCTCTCCCACCGCCACAAACCTGCCATTGCCGTAGGTGATTGCGTTGAGGAACGTCGTTCCGACTTGCAAATCACTAATGGCCGTCCATGTGGCGCCGTCCGTGGAATAGGATCCTTTGCCATTCGGTCCCACCGCCACGAATTTTCCGTTGCCGTAGGTGACATCGAACAGGTGTTCGCCATAGCTCCTGGTGTCTCCGATGGCCGTCCAATTGATGCCGTTGACCGAGTAGGCGCCTCTGCCCGAGTTGCCCACTGCCACGAACTTTCCATTGCCGTACGTGACGGAGAGCAGGGAGGTTGATCCCACCTTCATGTCACTGATGGCCGTCCAATTGATGCCGTCCGTGGAATAGGCGCCTTTTCCTGAGGTGCCCACCGCCACGAATGTGTTGCCATTGTACGCGACGGAAGCGAGCGGGCTCGTTCCGACGCGCATGTCACTCACCCTGGTCCAGGGCATGAAAGCTGCGGGCGAGCGTTCGCAGATGCTGGGCTGGCCGCTACAGGTCCATCCGCTCTCGATCTGGCAGCTCGCCGAGCAGCCGTCTCCAGCGCGGGTGTTCTGGTCGTCACACTGTTCGTTCCCTTCGATGCCTCCATTGCCGCAGGTCGGACCGCCTGCCGCACCTGTGGCGAGCACTTTGCCGTTTCGTCCGTTGCCGCCGATGTAGTAGTCGCTCACCGTACCCAGCATCCACAGTTCCCCCTGGTGAGAGACGGCCTGATCGGGCACGAAGTCGTTGAGGCCCGAAGGCAGTGCTCCGGAAACAATCTGCCAGTCCGTTCCGTTCCGGGTGACCGCAGCCGATCCGGCGAACGAGCCCGTTTTGCCGATGAGCCAGATAGAGCCGTTGTGCGTCACGGGACGCAGCAGACGGGCGTTGGCGGTCTGGGAGGGGAGGGTAGACACCTGCGTCCAGGAAGAGCCGTTGTTCGACATGTACACCTTGCGCGTACTCGAGCGGTCCAGGATGAAGAGACTGTCGCCGATTGTGAAGGCGTCATCTTTGGTGACGTGGAAGGGCAGGTCCGGCTGTATGCGAGCCCAGCTTCCGCCATCGTGCACATAGATTTCTCTGGAGGGACGTGCGACGGCTGTCTGTCCGATGAGTGAGCTGATCAGAGAGCCGAAGAGGGAACCTGAGAAGGGCGAAGCTTTGTCGGAGCCGCCGAGCAGGTAGGTGCGATTCCCCACGCGCAGCGCTGCAGCATCGTAACGGGGAACCGGGAGAGCGAGATCAGGGTTGCTCCTGAAGCCGACCGTCAGAAGGTTGGGGGTTTCGAACGCCCAATGTGCCACGCTGCTTTCATCGGCGAGACCGCCGAGCAGGAGGGCGCCGACCTCACCCAACTTCAGTGAGGCGGCATTCGAGAGCGGCTGTGGCAGAGAGGCGACTCTGCGCCACGAGAGCCCATTGTCAGAGCGGAATTCATCATCAGACTGTCCCCAGAAATCCTTGCCGCCGACGATGTAGAGATAGTTACCGTTGCTGAAGAGGGCGTATTCCGAGATGGTGCTGATGAGGTACGACTCACCCAGGGTGCGCCAGTTGAGCGAGCCCGGCGGCGGATTCACGCAGCGGCAGTCAGCAGAGCAGCTCTGAGGCGGAGCGCAGCGGTCATCGAATCCGTCGCACTGTTCCTGTCCCTCCACACGATCATTGCCACAGTAGCTCGTCAGACACTGGCAGGTGTCTCTGTTGCAGAATTCCTGATTGGGGCAGGGGATATTCGCCTCGCACTGCTCGCCCGGATTCAGCTGGCCATCTCCGCACCGGCCGCCCTGGGCGGAGGAGGAGGAACGGCCGCACGCGAGCTTGCACTGGTCGTACGAGGTATACGGACAGGAGGGAGTGAAGGAGGGTTGGCACAATCCTGCAATGCAGCAGAACCGGGCCTGTTCAGAAATCGCTGACGAAGAGCTGCGCGGTTGCGAGGCAGCGGATGAGCTGGAGACGGGGCGGGGGCAATCCATCGGACAGTTGCAGTAGTTTTCGCCTGTCGTGCACTTGCCGTTGCCGCACTGACGGATGCAGACGAGGGAGAAGGTGATATCCGGACACTGGCCGGAGGGCTGTGGGGCAAGATTGGGCCAGGCCACCAGACCGGAGCAGCATGGGCGCCAGGAAGCTTCGTCGATGACTTCGCCTTCTCTCGCACAGGTGCCGGCAGAAGATGAACTCACGCTGCTGACGCGCGAGCTGCTCGAACGGGAGATGGAGCTGGAGGAGGGAGTCGTAGCGATGCAGCCGCCGCACTGTCCCAGGCATCCGTTGTTCCCGCAGATGCCCTGGTACCGGAGAGTCGTGCCCGGAGGGCAGTCGAGCGGGAGCTGGAGGCACTGACCATTGGGGCATTGCGAAAGGCAGATGAAGCCTTCCTGACAACCCTGCCAGGGCTGGGCCTGGCAGACCGGAGCGATGCTCGAAACCGCGCTGCTCACGCGCGACGAACTGGATGAGGAAACGGGGGCATCGACAGGTTCGATGCGCACAGCGTCGGCACTGAGGCCGTAGGGGTTGGTGAGCACGACGGAGAGGCGGTTTCCTGAGATGGTGTAGGATCCGAGATCTTTCCACGAGACGAAGCGATACATCGGGCCATTGGGCGGGAACGAGTGATCCACCGTTACACTTCCCACCTGCTTTGCGCTCTCCTCCGGAGCGCCGTTGCGAATGGAGTACACGGCGTTCTTATTGACGAAGTTGCTAATTGAAAGGGCTCCGTAGGTGGCCAGCACGCGGTAGCGGCCGGGGGAAACGGAGAAGCTCCACGAGGCCATGGCATTAGAATTCGGCAGGGTTCCGTATTTCAGGGTGATGTCGTCGTCGAAGAGGGGGGTCGAGACGGGGCCGATGGACCAGTCGCCGGGCATGGGGAACTGTCGCTCCTCCCACTCCCCTCCGGAAGCGCGGAAGCCAGGATCGCCGTTGTCGATGAGGGTCACGCCGAGTGGTGGAGGGAGAGTAGAGCTGACGTTCTTCACGATGCGGATGGCAGAGACGACGATGGGGCGGGACATCGGCTCGGAGGGCGTGGGGGGCGGGGTCGGAGCGTGCTCCACTCTGAGCGAGTTGGAGGCCGCCGCCACCTGTCCGATTTTGATCCACACCATGGTCTTCGTCAGGTCGGGCCATGCCGGGCAGAGCGGGCTGCCGAAAGGAACGAACAGCGGTTGGACCTGCCGGCTTCCGTCGTACACGCGCCAGAAGCTGGGGGGACAGGGAGTTTGGTTGGGATTGCCCTTGGTGACTTGTACGTAGATGTCGTAGGTGTTGTGCGGCAAGACCTGGAGTGACCACGAGGAGAGCGTGGTGTTCTGCGGAGTGGTCGAAGTCGAGAAGTTGGGGCTGCCGGTGTTGAGGGTGGTCGTCACGTTGGCAGTGAGCGGTGTTGCAGAGGGGGAGCAGGCACACGCGTCACACGCGCTCCCTTCGCCGCAGGAGTAGTCAGCCTCGCAGGCCTCGCTGGGTTCGAGCGTCGTATTGCCGCAGAGGGAACAGCTTTTGCAGGCGATGCAGTTGCGTCCGACAGGGCAGCCCTCATTCGAGCCTGTTTCGCAGACCTCGCGCGGGATGCCGCTCGGTTCGAGGTAACCGTCGCCGCACTGCGAGACGGGCAGACACACGTTGCCCGGACCCACGTAGTAGCCGGGAGGACACTCGACCGGCTGGCAGGTGCATTCCACTCTGGTCGTCGGGTAATCCCCCCCCGGTCCTTCAATGAAGGTGCAGGAGGCGAGGGTGCCGTCGGGGCAGCAGCGGCACTCGCCGTAATTTGGATCACAGGATGTGTTCCCATACTGGCAGGTGCAGCAGCCCATCTGCGTATTCCACACACCCCCGCGCATGGAGCACTCCATGGTGATGTCGCTGGGGTAGATGGGATTAAAATTCCGGATCACGAAGCACGCCGAGTCGCCGATGGTGGACATTCCACCGGACGTTCCTCCCTCCTGGCCACCGGTTTTCGGCGGCATCATGCCATAGGAATCACTGGCCATCTGTCCTCCCGATTCGCCGCCTGCATCAGGAGGGATGTAGCCGCTGTTTGGCATGCTCGCGGCTGCGGAGTACCACATGCCTGCAGAGGCGAAGACCGCGCTGGACACATTTCCTCCAAACCAGGGGGTACTGCTGGCTGAACCGAAGGTGGGCAACCAATTGAAGGCAGAGGAAGAAACGGAAGAGGCAACGGGCAGAGGCGGAGGAGAATAGGTGGCGCTCCAGGCGGCGCTGCTGGAAGGCTTCGTCCACCAGCCTGCCTGCGATGCGGAAGAGGCCTGGCTCGCCCATGAGCTGCGGGCGGAGCTGACTACAGAACCTGTGGGCACGCACTGGTTGTTGATGCATTCCGTGTTGCCCTGACAGCCGTTGTAGGGCGCGGAGTAGTCGCAGGTGGTGTTGCACCGTGCGCGGGGCTCGATCATGGGATACTGCCTGATGCGCGGGTTACTCACACAGATGTACGGAAAGCACTCCGGATTGCTGGTACATCCCTTTCCATTGGTGGGAGGAGACATGCCGAGGAACGCATCAATCTGATCGTTGGGCACGCACGATCCGCTGATGCACTGTGCGGCTCCGCACCCGTTGTAGGGAAGGGAATAATTACATGCAGGAAAACCCGAATCGGCACGGGGAATGGCGGTAATGGCTTGCGCGGGGGACATCGCGCGCTCGATGCGCACGGCATCCGCGATGACGCCGTTGGTGGTGAGCGCCTGCGGGCGCGAGAGCGTGACCGAAACGGTCGGACCCCTCACCGTGTACGTGCCGAGCAGCACCCAGTTCTTTCCGTCAAACACATTGCCGGCAGGATCGACTTTCTGGTTCACCGTTGCGGTGCCGATGGTGGTCACCCCATCCTTGATCGTGTAGGGGGCCTGATTCGTGAGCAGGCTGTAGGCTTTGAACGTGACGTAGATCTTGATGGAACCGGCAGTGACATTCGAAAAGGTCCAGGTCGCCGAAAGGTTGGGGTCGGTGACGACGGCCGGAGAGACGAGATCTCCCCCATAGCCCAGCGCATGCTGAAAGCGTTGCCAGCCTTGTCCTGCAGTCCTGAAGCCCGCATCTCCGTCATCTATTGTCACGGAACTTCCGGCGGCGAGCTGTCCCTGCAGGGAATCTTCCTGCAAATTCCACAGCGTGCCGGTAAAAGCCGCGCCGACACTGAGGGCGAGGATGGAGAGGACGGCCAGTCGTTTGGTAACCATGGAGAAAGAGGGAGAAGTATTTGCTGAATCGTACCATTGCAGGAATACAGCGCATCCGTGATGGCTTGACGGGAACGATGAAAACAGACAAAGAAACAAGGAGTGCAGGCGAGGGAACCGACGCAGGTTTCCTCGAGTGCACTCCTGTCTTTTCCATCTCTCTACTTCGCCGTCTCTTCCACTCTCCGCTCCCGGATCACGTTGACCTTGATCACTCCCGGATACGTGAGGTCCTTTTCGATCTTCTCGGCGATGTCTTTGGCCAGTTTGGCCTGCTGCAGGTCATCCACTTTCTCGGTATCCACGTACACGCGCACCTCGCGGCCGGCCGAAATCGCGAAGGCGCGCTTGACGCCTTCGAAGCTCTTGGCGGTCTCTTCCAACTCCTTCAGACGGCGCACGTAGGCCTCGAACGACTCGCGCCGCGCACCCGGCCGGGCGCCGGAAATGGCGTCTGCGGCGGCGACGATGAAGGCCTCGGGCGACTCGATCGGCACATCGTTGTGATGGGAGGCGATGCAGTGCAGCACCTCGGGGCGCACTTTGAATTTTCGTGCGATCTCGAGACCGATCTCCACGTGCGTGCCTGACACTTCGTGATCGAGGGCCTTACCCACGTCGTGGAGCAGACAACCCTCGGCCACTATCTTGGCATCGGCGCCGATCTCTTCGGCGAGCATGCGGCCGATGTTCGCCATTTCCAGAGAGTGCTTGAGCACGTTCTGGCCGTAGCTGGTGCGAAACCGAAGCCGCCCGATAATCTTGAGCAGATCCTGGGGGTAATTGGTGATGCTCAGTTCCTCCGCGGCACGCTTGCCAAACTCCAGCATCATCTTGCCGACCTCCTCCTTCATTTTTGTCACGACCTCTTCGATGCGTGCCGGCTGAATGCGGCCGTCTTTGATGAGTTTTTCCATCGCCAGTTTCGCCACGTAGCGGCGGGCCAGATCGTAGCCCGAGATGACGATGGCGCCGGGGGTATCATCAATGATGATGTCCACGCCGGTTGCCGCCTCGAACGCGGTGATGTTGCGTCCCTCTTTACCGATGATCTTGCCCTTCACGTCGTCGGAAGGCAGTTGCACGACGGTCGCGGTGGATTCCGTGGCGACCTCAGAGGCGTAGCGTTGCATGGCTTCGGCGAGCAGATTTTTCGCCTCCTCCTCGGCCTCCTCCTTGAACTGCTCTTTCACGAGCTTGGCCTGGCCGGCGTAGAAATCTGAAAATTCACGGACGAGTTCCTCTTTCAGTTGTTCTTTTGCCTGTTCCTGCGTGAGTTTCGACACACTCTCCAGCGCCTCGCGATGCTTGGCGCTCGCCGCCGTCAGTTCCGTCTTCAACGTGGCGACTTCCGATTCCTGCTTCTGCACGTTGGCGCGCTGGCGCTCCACTTCGTGCACCTTCTCGTCGAGGGATTTTTCTTTCTCCTCCAGGCGGCCTTGTTCCTTTTCAATCTTCGCCTCCATCTCGGTGGCCTGCGCTTTGGCCTCGGAGAGAATTTCTTTCGCCGTGACACGCGCTTCGGCTTCCGCCGTTTTGATCTGGCTCTGCGACTGCTGAACGCGCAGGGTCAGCCGATCGAGCTCTTGCTCTTTCTTGGCGATTTCGTTCTGGAGCGAGACACTGACGTGCTTTCCTTTCGAGAACCAGAACCAGCCGGCGAGAACGCCGAGCAAGCACCCTGCGAGGAGTGCGAGGAATACGATGGTGTAGTCCATGGGGACATGGGGCAGGGAAATAAGCCCTGCTCCGACTCAAAAGCTTCTTACCTGTCTATCCTCCCTGGCAGGAGGCGGACCGATGTGTGGCGAGAGAGGAAAGTCACAGGAGGAAGATTCTAAAGAAGGGGAGCAGAGGGGAAAAACGTGGATCGTAGAGAGCAGAGAAAACGCTCAGAATGAGCACGCTGACATTCTAGCGAATTTTTGCGTCTTTGCGAAGAGAGAAAGTCAGCGCTTTCTGAAGCCACCGTGTTTTCCCCAAGCCAAAAGGTTGCATTGACGTTTTGGCGGTGCGGGGTGCTGCTAGACTCCTCTCCACGTGGAACATCCGCAGCGTCAGATGGTGGAACTTCTGTACGAACGACTCGGTCGTTCGATGCGGTGGTTTCCTTCGAGCGCATCGGGCACTGGCTAGGGCCGGTACGGATGCTCCGCTCCCTGCGCGCGCAAGAAGTGAAAGAGGGCAGGGGAGTTCCAAAGGAGGATGGAACCTGTTTTTGAGCCTGTGGAAGCCAAAAAACACCTGCCGTGTTTCCGGCATTTGATTATGACTCCTGCCAAGACACCGGATCGGGGGTGCAATGGAACGCTTTGGCATTCCGATTGTTCCTCCATCGGCTTTCGCTGTACCTGCTCCCCGCAGGTGTGCTGCTCTGCCTTGTTCTGCCGGGGCTGCACGGGCGCGTTCTTGCCGGCGAGGGCGGTGTCGTGATCAGCGAAGTGCTGTGGATGGGATCGGATCTCTCCACCTCGGATGAGTGGGTGGAACTCGCCTGTTTCCCCGCATCGGATTGTGATCTCTCGGGATGGTCGCTCACGAGCCTGAAGAGTTCCGGCGAAGAGGCAATCATCATTGCGTTCGCAACGGGCACGGTTCTGTCGGCTTCGGAGGCGCGTGTGATCAGCAACTTTCCCGCGACATCGTCACGACTCGCCTCCGATCCTTGGATGACCACAACGGCGATGGCCCTGCCGAATACGAAACTTCTCTTACGACTCCGCGATGCGGCAGGCGTCATCCGCGACGAAGTGGATGACGGAGTCGGCAATCCCTTCGCGGGAGCGAACCCTTCGGGCGGTCCCAAGGCCAGTATGGAGCGCATCGATCTCTCCGCTTCCGGAAACATTCCCGAAAACTGGCGCACAGCGGTGGCGTCTCTCGGCTTCAAAGATGGTTCACCCATTTTCGGCACGCCGGGCGAAATAGCTTTGGACCGCGGCCGCGAAGGGCCGCTCTCCTCTGCATCTTCTGCTTCCTCTCAGGCCTCTCTCACTTCTTCAACCTCTTCCACTTTTTTTGCTTCTTCATCCTCCGGCTCCTTCATGAGCAGCGAGTCATCTTCTTCCCTCGACTACGCTCGGGATGACACTGCGGTGTCATCAGCATCCTCTGCTTCTTCTGCTTCCTCCTCCTCCTTTGTCCTCATCACCGAAGTCCTCGCGAATCCCATCGGAGCGGATACCGACGAGTGGATCGAGATCGCGAATCTGGGAGCGGGTTCTGTGAATATTGCGGGATGGGTGCT is a genomic window of Candidatus Peribacter riflensis containing:
- a CDS encoding A/G-specific adenine glycosylase translates to MRRSERISAFAETMWDWYLVHKRRLPWRDLRTADASERACRILVSEVMLQQTQVERVKEIYIRFLKEFPTLHALASASSRAVIIAWRGMGYNSRALRLRDAARKIVEECGGIFPDSLEALESIKGIGHYTAAAIRNFAFNLPTPCIDTNIRRILHRTFVGPERPDGTWKKDDRYLLKIAEETLDAAMDGGRDHDARNWHAALMDFGSLVQTKKNPRWDLCPLTAKGIMKATSANFPKSEVRSPKSEPGRKIASRFVPNRIMRGRIVGALRDAPSGITLDALGRCVAADWSHAQHRQWLQGLLRKLEQEKLVARRGAAYVLHG
- a CDS encoding putative lipoprotein yields the protein MVPRLLRLRSLILPIGLFALLAVVLIIVEPTALWRSQAIPASCGNGTIDVGETCMEPGLGTCPASQECLQCRCQAPNTNFRCGNTYGRTGGCTRAGQLCIVGCLSGNRILTGRCDAQMNCYGYCGDGKVDSGEQCDTGNSSENSDGCTEGCSIREGWTCTGSPSHCTLTATAASASAAAASLALANRADIVLDNSDRGFMSYLGSWSTSTAGHMGSQHVHASGPQDWNRPLEWGGWSVTRVPEGDYSMYATWEPSSGFSRQVTLEIDRSFGLLSTPTEDARYTRATINQQSSPTPSWTCNGRKWQYFGNLNITKDYSYLGVFLYAENGAPRNAQFAIDAVMFVPSSRQPTCGTSVIASSSSFAGVLPTHRDCQGPNGTMISVPLNVPCPTYSASSPSAGGDLYSDIIYTGDVIPQPKLKLKIEGPTYGPVDTPYTLTAVVENTGDLFDKATEFTVSWIMSGPEVLSYPPTCKRSYPSGGISGYPVYFTCPVPAITPATPGRQLSFPFTFRLNRSKFTGRNTCVDPTSMIFELKPIIIRQRTPVGNIINHQIGRQKVPLLFTHKCPSSSSSRPLAACGNGIREGNEQCEVGVACPPINCFVAPCPQQTCNFQNCSCSLPSCPSSPPPACHDGVLFPQIGKDANGCSLPPVCCQGAARGGQCTTYMSCMSGRCIVDACTCANAPAAPIEPQPEPGPSPEDSATLHPDIIYPGDTIPQPALTLKVEGPTYGPVDTPYTLTAVVENTGDLFDKATEFTVSWIMSGPEVLSYPPTCKRSYPSGGISGYPVYFTCPVPAITPATPGRKFSFPFTFRINRSKFSTSKSCIDPTSMIFELKPIFIRQRTPVGNIINHQIGWQKVPLLFTHQCVSSSSSRPLAVCGNGIMEQPEWCDDGNSASGDGCYKCLTQGGFSCTKVYGQKSVCTRTLCGNGKVDTGEQCDDANVVGNDGCGGDCKVESGFSCAVFKDRPSSCSRGTCGNGRWDLYEDCDDGNKNSGDGCSAACKYEAGWVCNKTPNPDVCTRGTSVPVPKIITY